One Acidobacteriota bacterium DNA segment encodes these proteins:
- a CDS encoding homogentisate 1,2-dioxygenase produces the protein MPIYHRLGKIPRKRHAIFRQPDGSLYPEQLMGNKGFVGISSLLYHLRPPTQVKKVETLKSVALEKAGDPPLRHRHFRGHRLDLGGSAVLDRVPLMFNRDLASYLVAPDREDDFFYRNSQGDEVVYVAEGEGVLESQFGDLPFQPGDYLVIPRNITHRYRYAEGAVRLLILESAGYIRVPKRYRNEHGQLTEDSPFSERDLRLPQELQVHDETGEFQVVVKQYDSLTSMTLAHHPFDVVGWDGYYYPWALNIHDFEPRVGRFHLPPPIHQTFEGDGFVICSFCPRPYDFDPEAVPAPYNHSNVMSDEVLYYASSEFMSRKGIEYGSLTLHPDGLPHGPHPGRAEASIGQKGTDELAVMFDTFRPLHVAKPLLAVEDETYVTSWLE, from the coding sequence ATGCCCATCTATCATCGCCTGGGAAAGATCCCCAGGAAGCGACACGCCATTTTCCGCCAACCCGACGGCAGTCTCTATCCGGAGCAGCTGATGGGGAACAAGGGCTTCGTCGGCATCTCCTCGTTGCTCTATCACCTGCGGCCGCCGACCCAGGTGAAGAAGGTGGAGACCCTCAAGTCCGTCGCCTTGGAGAAGGCGGGGGATCCGCCCCTCCGCCATCGTCATTTCCGCGGTCACCGCCTCGATCTCGGCGGCAGCGCCGTGCTCGACCGGGTGCCGCTGATGTTCAACCGCGACCTGGCGTCGTATTTGGTGGCCCCGGACCGCGAGGACGATTTCTTCTATCGCAACTCTCAGGGCGACGAGGTGGTCTATGTCGCCGAGGGCGAGGGCGTGCTGGAATCCCAATTCGGCGACCTGCCCTTCCAGCCCGGCGACTACCTGGTGATCCCGCGCAACATCACCCACCGCTATCGCTATGCCGAAGGCGCGGTGCGGCTGCTGATTCTGGAGAGTGCCGGCTATATCCGGGTGCCCAAGCGCTATCGCAACGAGCACGGCCAGCTGACCGAGGATTCGCCCTTCAGCGAGCGCGATCTGCGCCTGCCCCAGGAGCTCCAGGTCCACGACGAGACCGGTGAGTTCCAGGTGGTGGTCAAGCAATACGATTCGCTGACCTCCATGACCCTCGCCCATCATCCTTTCGACGTGGTGGGGTGGGACGGCTATTACTATCCGTGGGCCCTCAACATCCACGACTTCGAGCCGCGGGTGGGCCGGTTCCATCTGCCGCCCCCGATCCATCAGACCTTCGAGGGCGATGGTTTCGTGATCTGCTCGTTCTGCCCCCGGCCCTACGACTTCGATCCCGAGGCGGTGCCGGCGCCCTACAACCACTCCAACGTCATGTCCGACGAAGTGCTCTACTATGCCTCCTCGGAGTTCATGAGCCGCAAGGGCATCGAGTACGGATCCCTCACCCTGCACCCCGACGGCTTGCCCCACGGCCCCCATCCGGGCCGCGCCGAGGCCTCCATCGGCCAGAAGGGCACCGACGAGCTGGCGGTGATGTTCGA
- the hppD gene encoding 4-hydroxyphenylpyruvate dioxygenase yields the protein MNDNPLGLKKIHHVEFWVGNAKQAGFYYRQVFGFSQLGYAGLETGIRHDTSYALRQNDATFVFSSPLKPESPMNAFIAKHGDGVRDIAFQVEDADHAYREALKRGAETAIEPYDLKDEHGVVRRAAIKTYGDTIHSLLSFENYDGPFLPGFELRPIPAESVGIRRVDHIVGNVELGKMQYWADWYSRVLGFERYITFDDKDISTEYSALMSIVMSDNDYAIKFPINEPAAGKKKSQIDEYLEYNGGPGVQHVALLTDDILQTVGELRDRGVEFLNVPDTYYEDLPSRVGEIDEESDAVRRLGILVDRDEEGYLLQLFTKPVEDRPTVFFEFIQRKGSRGFGKGNFKALFEAIEREQSVRGNL from the coding sequence ATGAACGACAACCCCCTAGGACTCAAGAAGATCCATCACGTCGAATTCTGGGTAGGAAACGCCAAGCAGGCGGGTTTCTACTACCGGCAGGTCTTCGGCTTTTCCCAGCTCGGCTACGCCGGCCTGGAAACCGGAATTCGCCACGACACCTCCTATGCGTTGCGCCAGAACGACGCCACCTTCGTGTTCAGCTCGCCGTTGAAGCCCGAGAGCCCGATGAACGCATTCATCGCCAAGCACGGGGACGGTGTGCGCGACATCGCCTTCCAGGTGGAGGACGCCGACCACGCCTATCGCGAGGCCCTCAAGCGCGGCGCCGAGACCGCCATCGAGCCCTACGATCTCAAGGACGAGCACGGAGTGGTGCGCCGCGCCGCCATCAAAACCTATGGCGACACCATCCATTCGCTGCTCTCGTTCGAAAACTATGACGGCCCGTTCCTGCCCGGCTTCGAGCTGCGGCCGATCCCCGCGGAGTCCGTGGGCATCCGCCGCGTCGACCACATCGTCGGCAATGTCGAGCTGGGCAAGATGCAGTATTGGGCCGATTGGTACAGCCGGGTGCTGGGCTTCGAGCGCTACATCACCTTCGACGACAAGGACATCTCCACGGAATACAGCGCTCTGATGAGCATCGTGATGTCCGACAATGATTACGCGATCAAATTTCCCATCAACGAGCCCGCGGCGGGCAAGAAGAAGAGTCAGATCGACGAATATCTGGAGTACAACGGTGGCCCCGGGGTGCAGCACGTGGCGTTGCTCACCGACGACATCCTGCAGACCGTCGGCGAGCTGCGCGACCGCGGGGTCGAGTTCCTCAACGTGCCCGATACCTACTACGAGGACCTGCCCAGCCGCGTCGGCGAGATCGACGAGGAGTCGGATGCGGTGCGCCGTTTGGGGATCCTGGTGGATCGGGACGAAGAAGGGTATCTGCTGCAGCTGTTCACCAAGCCGGTGGAAGACCGCCCGACGGTGTTCTTCGAGTTCATTCAGCGCAAGGGCAGCCGCGGCTTCGGCAAGGGCAACTTCAAGGCTTTGTTCGAGGCCATCGAGCGCGAGCAGAGCGTGCGCGGCAATCTGTGA